The genomic window ATCAAATCCTGATTTGATATATCATCAGTTGCAGGACGAGGCCGGAGCAGCCAGCCAAGATTGGGCGAGCGATGAAACTAGTGATGAATCGTACGTACGTTTGAGACGTAGGGCGAGCACGTACGCATATATCGGCGAGGAGTTGCAGCTGGTTAGttttagatagatagatggataaCGTACAGCTTAATTGGTTATTTGTTAATCTGTTCCTAAAAATGTTCAACAGAACCCCGATGTCCCGCGCGCGATAGATCGAGTTACCAGCTCACCTCAGCTTCATCAGCTTATATATATTGCAGTACTCAGCTTGCATATGGATCGATCTATATAGCTAGCACTAGCAAGATAGAAAGCAAACCAAAttaagatcgatcgatcgatcgatcagtgatCAGTAGGCATGGCAGGGCGGCAgcagctggtggtggtgggcatggtggtggtgatggtgatggtgatgatgcAGTGGACGgggggtgcggcggcgaggcatcatcatcatcatcatcatcataagaAGTCGTACGAGGAGGTGTTCGATCGGCAGGAGGCGGACCGGGTGCAGCGTCTGCCGGGGCAGCCGGCGGAGCTTGGGTTCCGGCAGTTCGCCGGGTACGTGACGGTGAACGAGACGCACGGCCGCGCCCTCTTCTACTGGTTCTTCGAGGCCGCCTCCGACGTGGCCACCAAGCCCCTCGTCCTCTGGCTCAACGGAGGCCCTGGTTGCTCCTCCCTCGGCTATGGCGCCCTCGAGGAGCTCGGCCCCCTTCTCGTCAACAACAACGACACCCTCACCATCAACCCGGAATCATGGAACAAAGGTAGTTGCTTTTTCATTTCTTCATATATACTCCTATTTATttagatcgatcgatcctaGACTCCTTCCTAGTAATGAAAATAATCAAAatgattgcatatatatatatatatataaaatttgtttggtgctccatggtgcctgggcaccattgttgaaattgagtatatacccaattcaaatgagtatgaaactttttcaattacatagatattaacattaactactttactaactagttcgaagcaagtttgaactgaatttgaacttgtttttgttagattttgattctaggtatatagcatgcatacatataattagttagttaTGTAAttatggattgtgaaataaagttaaatttgagttgttttgttgataggtataggtatgaatcgaattattacaactaggtatatactcacaatttgaaaatttcgaAAAATTTgagttatatataaatatatatatatatgcagaggCTAACCTGCTGTTCGTGGAGTCCCCTGCCGGCGTCGGCTTCTCCTacaccaacaccaccaccgATCTCGCCCATTTCGGCGACAATCTCACCGGTATCTGCTTGTGGCCTGCCTAGTGCTAGATATATAGtaatccctccatttcaaaaatgtttgacaccgttaactttttagtatgtgtttgaccattcgtcttattcaaaaaaatttaagtaattatttattcttttcatatcatttgcttcattgttaagtatactttcatgtacacatatagttttaaatattttactttttcttttgaataagacgaacggtcaaacatatgctaaaaagtcaatggtgtcaaatattttgaaacggagggagtagaataatGATTGATTTAAGTTAATACTAGCTATATGTACGTAGCCCATGACGCGCACGCCTTCTTGGTGAATTGGCTGGAGAGGTTCCCGCAATTCAAGGGGCACGACCTATACATCGCCGGCGAGAGCTACGCCGGCCACTACGTCCCCCAGCTCGCCACCAAGATCCTCCATTttaacaagaagaagaaggaacatgatgatgatgatcgcATCATCAACCTCAAGGGCATCATGATCGGCAACGCCGCCATCGACTCCAGCTCCGACGACCGCGGTCTCGTGGAGTACGCTTGGGACCACGCCGTCATCTCCGACGAAATCTACGCCGCCATCAAGGGCAACTGCACCTTCCCCGACGACGGCAACGAGACGGACAAGTGCAACGCCGCATGGAACGGCTTCTTCACCGCCATGGGCGACATCGACATCTACAGCCTCTACACTCCGTCCTGCACCGCCGCGCTCAACGGCACAACCACCATTACTAATGGCACCCGCAGCCGCTTCGCCGATAaggtgctccgcctccgccgcggcttGCCTTACAACACGTACAACCCGTGCGTGGACTACCGCGTGATCGACTACTTGAACCGCGGCGACGTCCAGGCGGCGCTCCACGCCAACGTGTCGGGCGGCATCCCCTACAGCTGGGCGCCCTGCAGCGACGCGCTCACCAACTGGACGGACGCGCCGCCCTCCACGCTGCCGGACATCGCCGCCCTCGTCCGCGCCGGCCTCCGCGTCTGGGTCTTCAGCGGTGACACGGACGACCGCGTGCCGGTGACGTCGACGAGGTACGCGCTGCGGAAGCTCAAGCTCAAGACGGTGAGGCCGTGGAAGCAGTGGTTCACGAGCGATCAGGTGGGCGGCTACACCGTGCTCTACGACGGCCTCACCTTCGTCACCATCCGCGGCGCCGGCCACATGGTTCCCATGATCACGCCTGTGCAGGCCAGACAGCTCTTCGCCcacttcctcgccggcgacgacatgCCCGCCAACCCCATCCTCGCCCCCACTCCACCTTAATTTTCTTTATATTAGCAGCTGTGCgtcttcttatttatttttaggatttatatattttgttaggGCATATATCTAATATGCCTGCCCTCTAAGCttcacatttatttattttcggCTATCAACGTACCTGCTACATATGCTATCAATATGAATGAATGTATTTATAGCTTAAAGTTATTCTATTTTGCAACAAAGATTCATGGTAGAAGAATTTTTATCTaccaattgaattttttttttaattttcaaacaTGACAACCTTAATTTGCGCGTAACTaaacaaataaaagaaaggaaatTGTAGCAAAAAAGATTGcctatatatactactcctaaTTCAAGTTTTCCAGTTTTTAAGGAAAAATAATCCCATCCCCATCTCTTAAAATCTCGCTCCTAATCTTCATCACTGAGCGAGTTCGCGCAAGCTACGTACTGGGAAACAAGACCGACAGGGTATGGGAAAAGAAGACCAATTTTGTTTggaagttttcttttttaatgtGGCCATTTCATTTTGAAGTTTATAACGTGGCCTATTTTTCTAAGGGACTAGCTAGTGTTCTGTTGACAGTTTTTTAGTCCGgaactttcaaatttttcaacCACAGGAATTGTCATCATCGATTACAGGAAAACAGCCTGCACTAGTACAAACCATGAGTCTTAGTGAATTGTTATCAACTATAACAGGAAAACAGTCCGCACTAGTACAAACCACGAGTCTTAGTGCCCAAATTGATTGAACGTCAAGAAATTGCCAAACAtgtagaatgaaaaaaaataactttcaattcaaaagtAATATGCATATGCCCccgaaaaaaattacaaatccTAATTTTATACCATGTAATTACCCTGTAACTATCATGTAACTAGTGTACATGTGTATGTGCTATATAACTACTCTGTAAGTAGGGTGTAAGTGTTATATAACTACTCTGTAATTAGGGTGTaagtgttactccctccgtcctataatataagggatttttgaCTTTTTTGCTTGCACTATTTAACCactcttattaaaaaaatttgtgcaaatataaaaaacgaaaagttgtgcttaaaatggagtactttggataataaagtaaatcacaaataaaataaataataattccaaatttttttaataagacaaatggttaaacagtgtaagaaaaagtcaaaataacttatattatgggacggagggagtatgtacatAGGATGTAAGTGAGTATGTAACTAAAAAGTGctattaataataaaaaagtacCCCTAGCAGCGGTAACGTGTGCCGAGTTTGATGAATAGATCCTAGCTGGTTCGATGCTTGTCTAGCCCAcacgagattttttttattctgccCGTATGGGCGTATATGTTGCGCGAATCCTGAAGTGCATCTAATGGCTagaaaatcgaaagttttctAAACAAAAAATTGTCGCCAGTCTTTTAGCACAACCGTTTTTCTAAAAGTTTTAGATATCTTTCGGAGCTGAGTATATAGTTTTATCATTTAAGTCCTATTAGAGATTACAAAGATTTAGGGGGTTTGAATGTTGCAGTATAACTACTCTTACAATCAGCCATCCGCTAGGCCAAAAAGGGAGGAATTTACACGTGCTAAACAACCAGTGGTTCACATGTCAATCTCTATATACTTCTTCATCCCTCCATATCTTTCATCTCCCCACCATTGGCTGCCCACTACCCCTGCATCGTCATCCTCTCCCTACCCTCGTCACTGTTAGCCGATTGTCCTACTGCCACCACACCCGACCGTATAGGAAGGTGAGGTgcgaggggaggggggatgATGGGAGATGACCTCCAACACATGATCTTGAGCTCCCGCACAATTGCGACGGCTATGGGGCAGAGACAGTCCAGCGGGACGTCGACCGATCTGACGTTGCCGggaggtgccgccgccgctgcctcttcGGTGCCTCCGTGCTGGGTGGATGGGGAGGCCGTCACCACCGCATCGCATAGAGGAGGATCTCGGTGATGGGAGGCTGCTGGCACTGCCACCATTGTTGTTGCCACTGTTTTCAATGGATTGATGCGGTAGGTTGGAAGACCAAGCAAGCAAAGCGAGCATAGGGCGATGGGAGAGAGAGCCAAAGGGTGTGGGACCCACACTTGGGGCAGCGACTATGGgtggccaaatttggctagtaGAGCCATCCAGTTGACCAATCTCTTGGAGTAGCACTTTTGCCCAATATAACCAAGTTTTGGCTTGGAGATGCATATGGCAACTCTCGTGGATCGGAGTTGCTCTAAGGGTAAACTGGGAATCACTACCCTAGAACATCTCCAATATTCTCTCCAAATATCCATTTAGTCAATTTGAGAAAAATTTAGATAGTCAAGTTTTTCTTTCACTCGTACAGCCTCTCTAACCTCCCCAACCTTCTTCttcacccccctctctctctcccccccccccttgtGGCGGATGGAAGGAATCCTGGCGCAAGCACTCCGTCCTAGTCGTCGTAGCCTCATATGCGTCCACTGTCCTGTGGTGGATGATGATGGGATCTGGAGGCCGCACGCCTGTATGGACGTCGGCGGTGCTCGAagtagagggagggaggagggagttTGAGGCCCTACGAACGATGTTTTTCAACCTTCGCCCTCGCGCCAACCCGGGGCTTGCTGCAGGCTTCCTCTGCATCATTGTTATTGTTGTTGGCTGTGTTCCACCTCGCCATGTCTCGTCGCCCTCCAGTAGCAGTGCACCGGTGCTGAGATGTGGTTGGGAGAGAGACCGATGGGGGGGAGATGGGGGGGAGTGTATTGGCTGTGAGGCTCGGTCCATCCTTGGCTAACCAAAATGGGGTGGCCAAATTTGGCATATTAAGgaggatattttttttgaattttttttacttttaagaATAGACCCTTTCAAGTTGGATGAAGAAGTCGTTGGAGATATTCTTAATAGTATATATAAAGTGTTAAAAAGTGGTAAATAAAAATGGACATACACAGTATGAtttgaaaataatttgtgaTATAGTGAGTGGAATTAAAGTGGAAGATGGATGTAGTCCTACTGGTACTGGTACTGGTACAGGAAGGAGAAAATAAAGTTGTGGTGTGGTAGCAGGCAGGGGCGTACGCACGCAATACACGTTTGTTggttttgcaaaagaaaaggaacacgTTTTGTTTGTGTTGCgtggcagctgcagctgcagctgcaactGCGATTGCGATTGCgatttgcgtgcgtgcgttgcgTGGACACAAAACAAAATGACAAGGACGAGGCAACTACTCCTACCTAGGAGTATTACTCCTACGCGGCAGAGCCCTGCCCACACGTACACTACTACAGTACTAGTAGTGCTTTCCTGGATCCTTCCTGGCCCCGTTGCCTCGTTGTTGCTGTCCGTCCTCGTCGTCTTCTActccagtatatatatatatatatatataagctagACCCCCAACCACATTCAATTCATTCAAGATTAATTAGattgacaaattaattaagctacaGTCAgtcctgatcgatcgatcgattacaTGGCCGCCACCGCGAGAGGCACCGCCTTGTTCGCCCAAgaggtgccgccgccggagacgctTGACGTCGTCCGTAGGCAGCGACAGCTACTCCGCCGCGCGGCCGACCTCTGCCTCCACCCcatcgccgaggaagaagacgacgacacCAACGACcatgtctcctcctcctccttttccttgttgagcagcagcagcaccaccaccaccaccatctccggCTGCCGCCGTCAGTCTTCAGATTAATTGAGGGAGGCTGCCTGCCTTTCCCAAcatctactactagtactagttcaTTGGCTCTTCTTCTACTACTGCTACTCCAATTGATCGGTCCTGTGTGTACTCCTACAGGAGTGGCGGGGAATGagtatatttttgtttgttttaactTACTAATCGACTGTCACTTTTTGAGCAACACGTACTACAATGCCACTCTTTTGCTAACTACGTACAGTAATCATCTGCCTACgcaatactacctccgtcccaaaataagtggaGCCATAGATATCCGTGTTTAGCGTTttaattgttcgtcttatttgaaaaaacttatgaaaaagttaaaaaaatagtcacataaagtactactcatgttttatcatgtaataacaataaaaatactaatcataattttttttcaaataagacgaacggtcaaacgttagacataaACATTGCTAAAAccacacttattttgggacggagggagtataaaaaagCTACTATatatggccctgtttggatccaaggATATTTTTTAGCCTCCCTTAAATAGCACAAATAGTCAAAAAGATTCAAAAAGGTGAGCTATTTGAGGGCTATTTGAAAATAACCCACCCAAAAAACTATCCCACCTAAGGGGTGCTAATTGGGGCTATTTCGAGTGGGGCCCACTGAAAAAGTatatattctctctctctccttgggAATgtacattaaaattaaaagccaaatagctctcaaaataacccTTGTATCTAAATAACTTAGGGCTATTTTATTGGAGAGCTATTTCCTTGTGCTAaaaaatagctctcaaaataactctTGGCTAGTTCTCCAAACATGACCTATATGTAATGTTTTTATCTCAAGTCACCTCTAGCGCTCTCTCTTGTCTTTCCTtgggtttctctctctctcccttatctcttcccGTCGCTGAGGGAGCGGAGCGGCAACGATGGGCGGCTCCCCTCCGGCGCTGGCTTCGGCGAGCCCGCTCCTCCTTTCTATGACgagtcctctcctcctccctccggtAACAGGTTAGCTCTTTTCTCCACCGCCCTCTAAACCCGATCCCCCACTTCCCCCTCCCCAACGCCACTTTTCCCTGACCCACCCTGAAACCCTAACTCTAACCCTAGTTGTCGTGACGTGGTCGGAAAACGCGCGCAACTTCTCTCGCTAGCACGTGCGTGCTAATTAGGATTCCTGATGTTGGTTTTTACTTCTATCATGATCATCTGCATCTTATCAGGAACAGGGGAGTCAGAATTATTGACATGCTTCCCTCCCTCCCTAACGTCTCTTTTCCAATGACTTCAGTTTGTACCACCAATTTTCactgcaaccaaagaaaattcTTACAAATAACAAGAATGACGAATAATAActactagcagcagcagctatcCAAAGCCAATTAATTTCATGAAAAAAGTACATAGAGCTTAATTTTCATGAAAAGCGGGCTATCTAAATTACAGTCTCTATGTTTTCTGAATACTGATTGCAGTGTCCTGAGCCAATTGTAAGTGAATTCTTAATGATTTTCTGAATCGAAAGCCAGTAGAATCATTACTATTAAAGTGGAAATTTTTAAACTTCATTTAAAACGTTCAAACTGTTAGCGAACATAGTATTTATTACTAGTAAAAGCAAATCTATATTACTCCGTATTACGTCTTCCGTCCAAATACAAGTGCACACAGTACAGATGTGACATTTTTATAACTATGAATTTGGACCGAATAGATAACTGTACAGACTACAGATTCATAATCTGTTTGTCTAGATTTGTAGGTTGTCTCATAATTCTAAGATAAGATACTATATCACATCTGtactatagtactccctccttccaaaagtgTAATAGTAGACCATGTTTatatgggactaaaactttttagcccctatcatatcggatgtttggacactaattataaatattaaacgtaaactattaataaaaaaacccatccataatcttagactaattcacgagacgaatctattgagcctaattaatccatgattagtctatgtgatgctacaataaatattatctaattatggattagttaggcttaaaaaatttgtcttgcgaattagctttcatttatgtaattagttttgtaagtagtctatatttaatactctaaattagtgtctaaatacagggactaaagttaagtccctggatccaaacaccacctaagactattgttgatgcgaaaaacatacactggcctaggagatctgcttagctctagtgcaggtccaaaggttgatgagatgcgggcgtgctagtcagtttgatccttctactgacaagatatataaacagtagatcaaatagccgatTGGCTGACAAGCCAATgtagtagttccagccgatagctgatgtcagccgatagcgatagggttttgagttatcggctatatgtccaatgtagagtCTGACACTCgatgtaaataatgatataaaagcaatcggctgatgatgatgtgataaaatatataacaatataatccagtagaaaccaatcggctaataataatATGACAGGATAAATATTGATCCGACGGTTAAAGCATTCATCGGCAGGAGGTCccatgtcataaaatccacaagattagataaatcaGTGAAACcttttgttgtcatcggctaaatccaacttatagatatatgcaatccttataagccgatgcatcgtccagataacttatcggctagcaccctgATAAGAtactagcatgaacctatcggcttaacaagacttatattatcaacaacaatctagtaggtcgaacctaaccgatgcaacacgagattgtatatgataatctaatactcgatgagccgatagatctgtctaatgtgatggatataacaaatctatttataacatcattgtgattgtagagatatttcggctaagacagaagatcagacctaaccgagacagtcccaactaaaccgatacGTCtgtaaacacaatgcaattagagatagaattgagatatcaggtaggcaaatatatcgtgatccaagagatcgaagcgatgcagccttgaacaacaccaatgtagaCAACAGATTCACTAGGGTTGGCgaaacgtaggacttaccctttcaccggagatcgaaagccaatgcagccccacgtcaggtgccaagttccgccggatgacaagtaaaaacctcggtaaagagggtggcaatgcgccgagaatagttgtattgatcgagagattgatagattataataaccccgggtgtacatatttatacccatgggtaaatactagtccttgtagaacaagaaagaaactttcctaaagataaaaaaggaaactaacaaactattcataattaatagataacttgccataccgcatcctccttgaactcggactcttctggataaattttctttaattgatccgactccaccaagaacacaacTGCTGACGATTTGACGactcccatcggccgattccaagattctgaagccgatactgactctaaaccgatgatgacttcgggcgtaccaaattttggcattaacaaCTATTCTACGAAGAAGTAAATAATTCATTTAATGTAGGATAAAACCAATGAACATTTCAAATGGAGAAGAGTGACAGAGGTGGATAAACCCGCTTTACCAGAAGGGAGGCGTAAAGTAGCGCAGGCAAGGCGAGGggcaaaggaggaggagggagggatggTGAAGAAGAAGCCGGCCGGCGATGCGGAGGCCGAcgagcggcgccgcctccgctccctcGCCTTCTCTAATGGCTTACTCCAGCGcggggagccggcggcgccgcgctcgGCTCTCGCGCCCTCCACTGCCGTGTCGCGGCTGCAGGGCCGCGACATCGTGCGCCGCGGCGGGCAGCGCAAGAGCcgcttcctcttctccttccccgGCCTCCTCGCGCCCGCGGCTGCTGCCTCGGGCGGCCGCGTCGGCGAGCTCGCTGATCTTGGCACCAAAAATCCTCTGCTCTACCTCGACTTCCCACAGGTAtcctatatctatctatctattccGTCAGGTCAGGTAGGTGAGATGATATGATATGCATGTTTTATTGTGGGTAATGAATGTTTCAGGGGAGGATGAAGCTGTTGGGGACGCATGTGTACCCCAAGAACAAGTATCTGACACTGCAGATGACGTCTTCGAGAGCCTGGTTACttcaaacttcacatctttaCTCTGCCTGCCCTGCCCTCTATCTATCTTGGAACTGGAACTTGCATCCGCACAATTGCTGCTATGCTCGTCCCTTTTCTCTGGGCTGTTATTGCTAACTACTTACTTATGCTGCTGTTTTATTTGGCAGATTGTTTTTTCTGAAGCCTGGTGGATTggaacaaaagaagaagaaaacccaCAA from Oryza glaberrima chromosome 6, OglaRS2, whole genome shotgun sequence includes these protein-coding regions:
- the LOC127776634 gene encoding serine carboxypeptidase-like 34; protein product: MAGRQQLVVVGMVVVMVMVMMQWTGGAAARHHHHHHHHKKSYEEVFDRQEADRVQRLPGQPAELGFRQFAGYVTVNETHGRALFYWFFEAASDVATKPLVLWLNGGPGCSSLGYGALEELGPLLVNNNDTLTINPESWNKEANLLFVESPAGVGFSYTNTTTDLAHFGDNLTAHDAHAFLVNWLERFPQFKGHDLYIAGESYAGHYVPQLATKILHFNKKKKEHDDDDRIINLKGIMIGNAAIDSSSDDRGLVEYAWDHAVISDEIYAAIKGNCTFPDDGNETDKCNAAWNGFFTAMGDIDIYSLYTPSCTAALNGTTTITNGTRSRFADKVLRLRRGLPYNTYNPCVDYRVIDYLNRGDVQAALHANVSGGIPYSWAPCSDALTNWTDAPPSTLPDIAALVRAGLRVWVFSGDTDDRVPVTSTRYALRKLKLKTVRPWKQWFTSDQVGGYTVLYDGLTFVTIRGAGHMVPMITPVQARQLFAHFLAGDDMPANPILAPTPP